Proteins found in one Methanospirillum hungatei JF-1 genomic segment:
- a CDS encoding SLC13 family permease has translation MKNFFCLLLGLVVGGLILAMPGDLFISWEIQATAAVTTLMVIWWITEAMPIPATALVPLVGFPLLGVLTPAEASAPYADKTIFLFLGGFIIAAAMQKWNLHRRIALTIILLTGTSPKQIILGFMIATAFISLWISNTATAMMMIPIAVAIIGTVGMDVFKEKEKDEGVSDFAKALVISIAYAASIGGLGTIIGSPPNGIFLAQLKTLFPDAPTIGFVDWMLFGIPLVAIFIPLTWFWLVYGPFRHLPAKLPQSREIITEELKKLGRITTGERWTLIVFVMTALMWIFSATKKIGDITIPGLDILFPGIDDSTIAMFGAILLFILPVSIKNRQYTMDWESAARIPWGILLLFGGGICLSKGFIKSGLADELVKHLTGLSILNILVIIFLVAVLVSFLTEVTSNTAIASVMMPILAVTSVSLMINPIILMLTAALTASLAFMLPVATPPNAVAYGTGYLEMRDMMRTGFILNMIGVVLVTLFMYTVVLWALGITFELPSWAVAP, from the coding sequence ATGAAGAATTTTTTTTGTCTGCTTCTGGGCCTGGTGGTAGGCGGCCTGATTCTGGCCATGCCCGGAGATCTCTTCATATCATGGGAAATTCAGGCGACGGCGGCTGTAACCACACTTATGGTCATCTGGTGGATAACAGAGGCAATGCCAATACCTGCAACCGCACTCGTCCCGCTCGTCGGGTTTCCCCTGCTCGGTGTTCTTACTCCGGCCGAAGCATCGGCGCCCTATGCAGATAAGACCATCTTCCTCTTTCTTGGCGGGTTTATCATTGCGGCAGCCATGCAGAAGTGGAACCTGCATCGAAGGATCGCCCTTACTATAATTCTTCTCACCGGAACAAGTCCGAAACAGATCATCCTGGGCTTTATGATCGCAACCGCCTTCATCTCACTCTGGATCTCGAACACGGCGACTGCGATGATGATGATCCCGATTGCGGTGGCTATCATCGGCACTGTCGGGATGGATGTATTCAAAGAGAAGGAAAAAGATGAAGGGGTTTCTGACTTTGCAAAGGCCCTGGTCATCTCTATCGCCTATGCAGCATCGATTGGTGGTCTTGGAACCATCATCGGTTCACCACCAAACGGGATCTTCCTTGCCCAGCTCAAGACCCTGTTTCCTGATGCCCCGACCATAGGATTTGTTGACTGGATGCTCTTTGGTATCCCGCTGGTTGCCATCTTCATCCCCCTCACCTGGTTCTGGCTTGTGTACGGACCGTTCAGGCACCTGCCTGCAAAACTTCCCCAGAGTCGTGAGATCATAACCGAAGAGCTGAAGAAATTAGGACGGATAACCACTGGTGAGCGGTGGACGTTGATCGTCTTTGTCATGACAGCTCTGATGTGGATCTTTTCAGCAACGAAAAAGATCGGTGATATCACCATACCAGGTCTTGATATCCTCTTCCCCGGTATTGATGACTCAACCATCGCTATGTTTGGAGCGATCCTTCTCTTCATCCTGCCAGTGAGCATCAAAAACCGGCAGTATACCATGGACTGGGAGTCTGCCGCCAGGATCCCCTGGGGTATTCTCCTCCTCTTTGGTGGGGGTATCTGCCTCTCAAAGGGCTTTATCAAATCAGGCCTTGCTGATGAACTGGTAAAACACCTGACTGGTCTTTCTATTCTCAATATCCTGGTCATCATATTCCTGGTGGCGGTTCTGGTATCGTTCCTGACCGAAGTAACATCCAATACCGCCATTGCCTCGGTTATGATGCCCATCCTTGCTGTCACATCCGTCAGTCTGATGATAAACCCGATTATTCTCATGCTCACCGCAGCCCTGACTGCATCGTTGGCATTTATGCTGCCGGTTGCAACCCCGCCCAATGCCGTGGCCTATGGAACCGGGTACCTGGAGATGCGGGATATGATGCGGACCGGTTTTATCCTGAATATGATTGGGGTTGTTCTGGTTACCCTGTTTATGTATACGGTGGTACTCTGGGCTCTTGGGATCACCTTTGAGCTACCTTCCTGGGCAGTTGCCCCCTAA
- a CDS encoding DUF3821 domain-containing protein: MATGGYAEEQQVPFVSAPSLSITSASGTDDPVPVATNELNPAAGNPVIQATNKIVQGDIVFIGEGSLDVTSALNTAGYIAWWQSGNLNPAAPDAVIPVPDPYNFRLDPADFVQKTGDWYQWVDNQKGDLAFRVADPSLYLEIWDASTNTDVTGKTIPMGNLGTFCIDSNLYSIMNRTGYLPGDSSIKITVTSPSGDSLTYLVGLNGAEHPLTHLQVDLPRWYWIGQGTDHSVPSHEDGWNTSVSYPNGTRIYQPGIYTVRAECNVNGMKNNYKAPDGSDYVNKTVSMTHTVNLVDDAVDIRASPELVVPGESFATIITGLPHNEYYLWMKGTGTMTGQPGDQPPVIALMQDNVVHDAPSGPYLIGDYVFSDGGGKTIRNDVPRDPTWNGTQFYGMVKLDATGTRTVYWNTSAATKPGSYTPAVEKRTLSGYVSDTCMLSVDTGNVSSLNLLSGWNFISTPKTLSPGHNTMAIFSGINSSGHSIFTYDSTTSSWVTMKSEDPFSPLTGFWLYSVQPTTIPLISDNATVVPRTLVKGWNSIGITAPDRIAATVLQPLGEAWSYLIGYDAQVQQYRNPLVLGDPAVNTTTLYTKEGYWIYVKENLTFSG; encoded by the coding sequence ATGGCAACAGGAGGATATGCGGAAGAACAACAGGTGCCGTTTGTTTCGGCCCCTTCTCTCTCGATAACGTCAGCGTCCGGGACTGATGATCCGGTCCCCGTAGCAACAAATGAATTGAACCCGGCTGCAGGAAACCCGGTAATTCAGGCGACTAATAAGATTGTACAGGGAGATATCGTATTTATTGGTGAAGGATCTCTGGATGTTACAAGCGCGCTAAATACCGCCGGGTATATTGCCTGGTGGCAGAGCGGAAATCTCAATCCGGCAGCTCCTGACGCTGTGATCCCGGTACCAGATCCCTACAATTTCCGTCTTGATCCTGCTGATTTTGTTCAGAAAACCGGTGACTGGTACCAGTGGGTGGATAACCAGAAAGGAGACCTGGCCTTCAGGGTGGCGGATCCGTCTCTGTATCTGGAGATCTGGGATGCCTCAACAAATACAGATGTGACCGGAAAGACCATTCCCATGGGTAATCTTGGAACATTCTGTATTGATTCCAACCTGTATTCCATCATGAACAGGACCGGATATCTTCCTGGAGACAGTAGTATTAAGATCACGGTGACCAGCCCGTCAGGTGATTCCCTTACCTATCTGGTCGGATTGAACGGGGCGGAGCATCCACTTACCCATCTGCAGGTTGATCTTCCCAGATGGTACTGGATTGGTCAGGGGACGGATCACTCTGTTCCGTCTCATGAAGACGGGTGGAATACCTCTGTTTCCTACCCGAACGGCACTCGTATCTACCAGCCTGGGATCTATACCGTCCGTGCTGAATGTAATGTCAATGGGATGAAGAATAATTACAAGGCTCCTGACGGGTCTGATTATGTGAATAAAACCGTCTCGATGACCCACACGGTGAACCTTGTCGATGATGCGGTTGATATCCGTGCAAGCCCTGAGCTGGTTGTGCCGGGTGAGTCTTTTGCGACGATCATCACCGGTCTCCCTCATAATGAGTATTATCTCTGGATGAAAGGGACCGGGACCATGACCGGACAGCCAGGGGATCAGCCACCGGTGATTGCACTCATGCAGGATAATGTAGTACATGATGCACCTTCGGGGCCCTATCTCATCGGTGATTATGTATTTTCTGACGGAGGAGGCAAAACCATCAGGAATGATGTCCCTCGCGATCCCACCTGGAACGGAACACAGTTCTATGGCATGGTCAAACTTGATGCGACCGGAACCAGAACCGTTTACTGGAATACGAGTGCGGCAACAAAACCAGGTTCCTATACCCCGGCGGTTGAAAAAAGAACCCTTTCCGGGTATGTCAGTGATACCTGTATGCTCTCGGTGGATACCGGTAATGTAAGTTCATTAAATCTGTTATCCGGATGGAATTTTATCTCAACGCCGAAAACCCTGTCACCCGGCCATAATACGATGGCAATCTTCTCCGGGATCAACTCATCAGGGCATTCCATATTTACCTATGATAGCACTACGTCCTCATGGGTTACTATGAAATCAGAAGACCCGTTCTCACCATTAACCGGGTTCTGGCTCTATTCTGTCCAACCGACGACGATACCACTTATATCTGACAATGCAACCGTTGTTCCCCGGACTCTGGTAAAGGGGTGGAACAGTATCGGCATCACCGCTCCGGACAGAATTGCTGCCACAGTTTTGCAGCCGCTCGGGGAGGCCTGGTCATATCTCATCGGGTATGATGCACAGGTTCAGCAGTACAGAAATCCGCTGGTTCTCGGAGATCCAGCAGTAAACACCACAACGCTGTATACAAAAGAGGGATATTGGATATATGTAAAAGAGAACCTGACCTTCTCAGGGTGA
- a CDS encoding MFS transporter, with protein MYSQTEKSVLLLISSLASFLVPYTVSSLNVALPAIGSSFGLDAVTLGWVTTAYLLIAAVFMLPFGKLADIYGRKRVFIIGTILFAIGSLLAAISWSGSVIIIARMIQGLGGAMVFSTSMAIVTVVFPPGERGRAIGIITATVYAGLSLGPVLGGFLTQMYGWPSIFIVNVPLALIVVVLTILFLHDEWKDLKSGFDSGGAVLYGCMLMGIMYGLTVLPSPASILWIGGGVAGGYLFFRWEQKQERPLIRLSTFRTNRTFLCSNVAAMINYAVVFAVGFLVSLSLQYTRGFDPATTGMILLAQPLVQTVVSPLAGKASDSVEPAIIATLGMAATTIGLGVLLIVLPSGSVLWILAGLVILGLGYGLFSSPNTNAIMSSVEVTDLGMASGMVSTMRTVGQLISLAIAMMVFSVVIGTVEITPDVYHQLEQSTSIIFIICIGLGILGIFTSYVRGTVRNHESEE; from the coding sequence ATGTATAGTCAGACCGAAAAATCGGTCCTTCTCCTTATATCATCACTGGCATCATTTCTGGTTCCCTATACCGTATCTTCATTAAATGTCGCTTTGCCAGCAATTGGTTCATCATTTGGCCTCGATGCTGTAACCCTTGGATGGGTCACTACAGCATATCTCCTCATTGCTGCAGTATTCATGCTCCCGTTTGGGAAACTTGCGGATATATATGGAAGAAAACGGGTTTTCATCATTGGTACTATTCTCTTTGCTATCGGATCGCTTCTTGCAGCGATATCATGGTCAGGATCGGTGATCATCATCGCACGGATGATCCAGGGGCTTGGCGGTGCAATGGTCTTCTCTACTTCCATGGCGATTGTAACCGTTGTTTTCCCTCCTGGTGAACGGGGGAGGGCGATTGGTATTATTACCGCAACGGTATATGCAGGCCTCTCACTTGGGCCGGTCCTCGGTGGGTTTCTGACGCAGATGTATGGATGGCCCTCAATATTTATTGTTAATGTCCCCCTTGCTCTGATTGTTGTCGTGCTGACCATTCTCTTCCTGCATGATGAATGGAAGGATCTGAAAAGCGGGTTTGACTCTGGGGGTGCTGTCCTCTATGGATGTATGCTCATGGGGATTATGTATGGCCTGACCGTTCTTCCTTCCCCGGCCAGTATTCTCTGGATAGGGGGCGGGGTGGCAGGAGGGTATCTCTTCTTCAGGTGGGAACAAAAACAGGAACGGCCACTTATCAGGCTGTCAACGTTCAGAACGAACCGGACCTTTCTCTGCTCCAATGTGGCTGCCATGATCAATTATGCGGTTGTATTTGCCGTGGGATTTCTCGTGAGCCTGTCACTTCAATACACACGTGGCTTTGATCCGGCTACAACCGGTATGATCCTGTTGGCACAGCCCCTGGTCCAGACGGTCGTCTCTCCTCTGGCCGGAAAAGCATCGGATTCAGTTGAACCTGCCATCATAGCAACGCTGGGTATGGCTGCCACGACCATCGGACTTGGAGTGCTGCTGATTGTGCTGCCGTCCGGTTCTGTTCTTTGGATTCTCGCCGGTCTTGTCATCCTAGGTCTTGGATACGGACTCTTCTCTTCACCGAATACGAATGCAATAATGAGTTCTGTTGAGGTAACCGATCTGGGAATGGCATCAGGGATGGTCTCAACCATGCGGACAGTCGGGCAGCTCATCAGCCTTGCCATCGCGATGATGGTCTTTTCGGTCGTGATCGGAACGGTAGAGATAACTCCTGATGTCTACCACCAGCTGGAACAGAGCACATCAATAATCTTTATCATATGTATCGGGCTTGGAATTCTGGGAATATTCACGTCATATGTCAGAGGAACGGTCAGGAACCATGAGAGTGAAGAGTAA
- a CDS encoding M48 family metallopeptidase, which produces MQSTFDPEISIEKILLQMNGKAIQVLVSYRKDQNEIQYSPVSDTRIIIQAPYGLSKEELRKGVQNYLTWKGTKPAGTQKPTPSFTGGTIHIRGYDIPYSVVLNPRRKTLYLSIYPDGRVEVENPGNATEEDIKRFLTSEKEWIYREYYCTRPDCPPSREEHTVQINEKPIPYQISRSTRNKRITLKVHGNGTIEVSAPYNAPTDTITAFVESRKSWIAPKIGVQVPEIQQGSILQGGSANTAGGDAGHVTWEGHTIPYTIKRNPRAKRTTIKVNRDREVCVVSPPHGSVTHIHAFMTQNAEWVYTHTIGSVRPLPLKRTYEDGEVFPFLDESITIRIKRGYELSYSRQGDELLITVPADFTDYNSKMAVKQVVSAFFAEQLSLFALPYFTRYGALLNVPIPQIKTRDQKTKWGACTSKSIILNLRLCMAPQRIIEYVVLHELAHKIHPDHSPRFWNTVERMMPDYRERREYLKKHGHEWVL; this is translated from the coding sequence ATGCAGAGCACATTTGATCCGGAGATCTCCATTGAAAAGATACTATTGCAGATGAATGGAAAAGCCATTCAGGTTCTGGTATCATATCGAAAAGACCAGAACGAGATCCAGTACAGCCCGGTTTCTGATACCCGTATTATCATACAGGCCCCATACGGGTTATCCAAAGAGGAACTCCGAAAAGGCGTCCAAAACTATCTCACCTGGAAGGGTACAAAACCTGCCGGCACACAAAAACCTACCCCATCATTCACCGGCGGAACGATCCATATCAGGGGATATGATATCCCTTACTCCGTTGTCCTCAATCCACGGAGAAAAACCCTCTATCTGTCAATATACCCTGATGGGAGAGTCGAGGTTGAAAACCCCGGGAATGCCACAGAAGAAGACATAAAACGGTTTCTCACCTCTGAAAAAGAGTGGATATACCGGGAATACTATTGCACCCGCCCGGACTGTCCCCCTTCCAGGGAAGAGCATACAGTACAAATCAATGAAAAACCCATCCCGTATCAGATCTCCCGCAGCACCCGGAACAAACGGATCACTCTGAAGGTGCATGGGAATGGAACCATTGAAGTCTCTGCCCCTTACAATGCACCAACTGATACCATTACTGCCTTTGTGGAGAGCAGGAAGTCATGGATTGCACCAAAAATCGGAGTTCAGGTGCCGGAGATCCAACAAGGGAGCATTCTGCAGGGGGGGTCTGCAAACACAGCGGGGGGAGATGCCGGGCATGTCACCTGGGAGGGGCATACCATACCCTATACGATAAAACGAAACCCCCGTGCGAAACGGACCACAATCAAGGTAAACCGGGACCGTGAAGTCTGTGTTGTATCCCCACCCCATGGATCCGTGACTCACATTCATGCATTTATGACCCAGAATGCAGAGTGGGTGTATACCCATACCATCGGAAGCGTCCGGCCCCTTCCTCTGAAACGGACCTATGAGGACGGAGAGGTCTTCCCTTTTCTGGATGAATCAATCACCATCAGAATCAAGCGGGGATATGAATTGTCCTATTCGCGACAGGGGGATGAATTACTCATTACCGTTCCGGCAGATTTCACCGATTATAACTCAAAAATGGCAGTAAAACAGGTTGTTTCTGCGTTCTTTGCAGAGCAGCTCTCTCTGTTTGCACTCCCGTATTTCACCCGGTATGGTGCCCTGCTCAACGTGCCCATTCCCCAGATAAAAACCCGGGATCAGAAGACAAAGTGGGGAGCATGCACATCAAAGAGTATCATCTTAAACCTCCGGCTCTGTATGGCACCACAACGGATCATTGAATATGTGGTTCTTCATGAACTGGCCCACAAAATTCACCCTGACCATTCACCCCGTTTCTGGAATACCGTAGAGAGAATGATGCCGGACTACAGGGAACGACGGGAATATCTGAAAAAACACGGGCATGAATGGGTATTATAA
- a CDS encoding nitroreductase family protein → MIPYDDVPMKSSEHPHILCKPVYVFSARVPSDPVLHQVIHAGFQAPYPYPEPVVPNLRRFFVFRTGTPSCDNLEEVLKRAIETTRDELISFFGWRAYTPEGPGNYIQMLKNFETTGISSFKSAPIIIIITEERRFPPVEQESLAFAVSHLWISATFHHLGVHLIPGISYLSRRSEFFSLIHLPAGKYAVAGVAIGYPHEELQENTESPAGEPEVYWFF, encoded by the coding sequence ATGATACCCTACGATGATGTACCAATGAAAAGCAGTGAGCACCCCCATATCCTCTGTAAACCGGTATATGTTTTTTCAGCCAGAGTTCCATCAGATCCGGTACTCCATCAGGTGATCCATGCCGGCTTTCAGGCTCCCTACCCGTATCCTGAACCAGTAGTTCCGAATCTCCGCAGATTCTTTGTCTTCAGGACCGGAACTCCTTCATGTGATAACCTGGAAGAGGTGCTCAAAAGGGCAATCGAAACCACCCGTGATGAACTCATCTCTTTCTTCGGATGGCGTGCGTATACCCCGGAAGGACCGGGAAATTATATTCAGATGCTCAAAAATTTCGAAACAACGGGAATATCCAGTTTCAAATCCGCACCAATCATCATTATCATCACCGAGGAGCGAAGATTCCCGCCAGTCGAACAGGAATCCCTGGCATTTGCAGTCTCACACCTCTGGATCTCTGCCACATTCCATCATCTTGGAGTTCATCTGATACCCGGTATCTCATACCTTTCCAGAAGATCCGAATTTTTCTCCCTCATCCATCTGCCAGCCGGAAAGTATGCCGTCGCCGGCGTTGCTATCGGATATCCTCATGAAGAGTTGCAGGAGAACACCGAAAGTCCTGCGGGTGAACCGGAAGTTTACTGGTTTTTCTGA
- a CDS encoding MATE family efflux transporter has translation MKKEETVGVSLLLGEPEKAIRKLSGPLIIAMLLYSTYNIVNAIWVAGLGSDALAAVGFISPLFLVLIGLGNGLGAGTTSAIARKIGAGDLQGANNAAFHAIILTVIISALVTIPLVIWTTDIALLFGAGKTAGLCGEYGRVVFGSTILLLLTSVGSSILRAEGDTKRAMYLMAVSALMNMVLDPLLIYTAGMGIAGAAWGMVISQVFVAIILVYWFFGKKDTYISVSRRSFIYQRQTMWDILSVGIPASLEFFLMSLLAIIINGLLVHVAGTDAVAVYAAGWRVVIFAIIPLAAIGTSVISVAGAAFGGRRYEKLPVILNYSVKTGLMVAISLSVITWLFSNQIATIFTYSPESIHLAPSIAAFLATMCFFYPFVPPGIMSGSLFQGVGKGMTSLALNIFRNLLFIAVFAYLFGIVLGYGEHGIWWGIVAGDILGGTLAFIWARVYLSRLLRYQ, from the coding sequence ATGAAAAAGGAGGAGACTGTCGGAGTATCACTTCTTCTGGGTGAACCGGAGAAAGCGATTCGAAAATTATCAGGACCGCTGATCATCGCTATGCTGCTCTATTCAACCTATAACATCGTCAATGCCATATGGGTTGCAGGGCTTGGATCAGATGCACTGGCGGCAGTCGGATTTATCTCCCCGCTCTTTCTGGTACTTATCGGTCTTGGAAATGGTCTTGGGGCAGGAACAACCTCTGCAATCGCACGGAAGATAGGAGCAGGAGATCTTCAGGGAGCGAACAACGCTGCTTTTCATGCAATCATCCTGACAGTCATCATATCTGCCCTAGTTACGATACCGCTGGTCATCTGGACCACGGACATAGCACTATTGTTCGGAGCAGGAAAGACAGCAGGGCTCTGTGGGGAATACGGAAGAGTAGTATTTGGGAGTACAATCCTGCTTCTGCTCACGAGTGTGGGGTCTTCAATCCTGCGTGCCGAGGGAGATACAAAACGGGCGATGTACCTCATGGCAGTATCGGCCCTCATGAACATGGTCCTCGATCCCCTGCTCATTTACACCGCAGGAATGGGTATTGCAGGAGCTGCCTGGGGGATGGTCATATCACAGGTATTTGTGGCAATTATCCTCGTATACTGGTTTTTTGGAAAGAAGGACACGTATATATCAGTCTCCCGGAGATCATTTATATATCAGAGACAGACCATGTGGGATATCCTCAGCGTAGGAATTCCTGCCAGCCTTGAATTTTTCCTGATGTCACTTCTGGCAATCATCATTAATGGCCTGCTCGTTCATGTTGCCGGAACAGATGCGGTTGCCGTATATGCTGCAGGATGGCGGGTCGTCATATTTGCCATCATACCCCTCGCTGCAATCGGCACATCAGTCATATCAGTGGCCGGAGCGGCGTTTGGTGGCAGAAGATATGAGAAACTGCCTGTTATTCTCAACTACTCGGTAAAAACGGGGCTCATGGTAGCGATAAGCCTCTCCGTCATCACCTGGCTTTTTTCAAACCAGATAGCAACAATATTCACCTATTCACCGGAGAGTATCCATCTTGCACCATCCATTGCAGCATTCCTTGCAACGATGTGTTTCTTTTACCCCTTCGTCCCACCGGGTATCATGTCAGGGTCCCTCTTTCAGGGAGTTGGGAAAGGAATGACCTCACTTGCCCTGAATATATTCAGAAACCTTCTCTTTATCGCAGTATTTGCCTACCTGTTCGGAATAGTTCTGGGGTATGGAGAACACGGAATCTGGTGGGGTATTGTTGCCGGTGACATCCTAGGTGGGACACTTGCATTCATCTGGGCAAGAGTGTATCTATCACGACTTCTCCGTTACCAATAA
- a CDS encoding MarR family winged helix-turn-helix transcriptional regulator: MSDSPLPSSLPPGPLLSIINRARVIFLNERLKPFKLSAGQYPVFMCLIKHPDITQDTMAKYFHLDKGTIARTVKKMEDAEYISRRVDPDNRRAFRLSLTRKGYQIAPEIMAIDQEWEQAVSCQLTKEEKEHLQVLLRQVASSSIQTIRALEGEN, translated from the coding sequence GTGTCTGATTCACCACTTCCATCATCACTTCCACCCGGACCACTGTTATCCATCATCAACAGAGCACGGGTTATCTTTCTAAATGAACGATTAAAGCCGTTTAAATTATCAGCAGGTCAGTACCCGGTTTTTATGTGCCTGATCAAACATCCTGACATTACCCAGGATACCATGGCCAAGTACTTTCACCTTGATAAAGGCACCATCGCCCGGACGGTAAAAAAAATGGAGGATGCAGAGTACATCTCACGGCGTGTTGACCCGGATAACCGCCGTGCATTCCGCCTTTCACTCACCAGGAAAGGATACCAGATAGCCCCTGAGATCATGGCTATTGACCAGGAATGGGAACAGGCAGTCAGTTGTCAGCTCACAAAAGAGGAGAAAGAGCACCTGCAAGTATTACTCAGGCAGGTTGCATCGTCAAGCATACAAACAATTCGGGCACTTGAGGGAGAGAATTGA